Proteins encoded together in one Oceanobacillus iheyensis HTE831 window:
- a CDS encoding glutaminase, translating to MVQGSVNLNTERGKEWLQDYVDNWVNFYQKQTDEGKVASYIPRLEHADPNALGISIIGKNGTVIRSGDTDLEFSIQSISKVLSFIVACMERGLSYVLQRVDVEPTGESFNSIMHLEINQPKKPFNPLVNSGAITVSSLLNGRTSDQKLEPLYQLLEKILGHRPEIDVEVYVSERDTSMRNRAIGYYLLEEGYLESDLSITLETYFKHCSLNVTVDDLAMIGLVLSNDGVHPNTDEPLIPKQIARVAKSLMLTCGMYDASGKFASYVGIPAKSGVSGGILAVVPPRVRDQNLPFLEGCGIGVFGPALDKQGNSIAGIKLLRHIANQWDLSLF from the coding sequence ATGGTGCAGGGATCGGTTAATTTAAATACAGAGAGAGGGAAAGAGTGGTTACAAGATTATGTTGATAATTGGGTGAACTTCTATCAGAAACAAACAGATGAAGGGAAAGTAGCTAGTTACATACCAAGGCTTGAACATGCTGATCCCAATGCTTTAGGTATTTCTATAATTGGTAAAAATGGTACGGTCATCCGTTCTGGAGATACAGATCTAGAATTTTCCATTCAAAGTATATCGAAAGTGTTAAGTTTTATTGTAGCTTGCATGGAAAGAGGCCTCTCCTATGTCCTTCAAAGGGTTGATGTAGAACCTACTGGAGAATCTTTTAACTCAATTATGCATTTAGAGATCAATCAACCAAAAAAACCATTTAATCCACTTGTGAATTCCGGGGCTATTACAGTTTCTTCTTTATTAAATGGTAGAACCTCTGACCAAAAACTAGAACCCCTATATCAATTATTAGAAAAAATACTTGGACATCGACCTGAAATTGATGTGGAAGTATATGTTTCTGAGCGAGATACTTCGATGCGAAATAGAGCAATTGGATATTACCTACTGGAAGAAGGTTACCTAGAGTCTGATTTGAGTATTACGTTGGAAACCTATTTTAAACACTGTTCATTAAACGTAACAGTGGATGACTTGGCTATGATAGGTTTAGTGCTATCTAATGATGGAGTACATCCGAATACAGATGAACCACTGATTCCAAAACAAATTGCTAGAGTCGCGAAATCACTCATGCTTACATGCGGCATGTATGATGCGTCAGGGAAGTTTGCTTCATATGTAGGTATTCCTGCTAAAAGTGGAGTATCTGGAGGAATACTTGCAGTGGTCCCACCAAGAGTCCGCGATCAAAATCTTCCATTTCTAGAAGGATGTGGTATTGGAGTATTTGGACCAGCTTTGGATAAGCAAGGGAATAGTATTGCAGGCATTAAACTCCTGCGACATATAGCAAATCAATGGGATTTAAGTTTATTCTAA
- a CDS encoding SOS response-associated peptidase, producing MCGRYTLLADELAIKEAFGIQQSLDLYEPSYNIAPGQKVLSIIHDGRQLHAGYMKWGLVPSWAQDPKIGYKMINARSETAHEKPSFKRLLSSKRCLIIADSFYEWKKEVDKKQPMRIYPENKKVFAFAGLWDKWQGDNNPLFTCTILTKQANQDMEELHHRMPIILPKDREEEWIDPKSYSSEDWKHWLDDIDQDKLVHYPVSTHVNNAKNNDEKCILPIV from the coding sequence TTGTGTGGCAGATATACGTTATTAGCAGATGAATTAGCAATTAAAGAAGCGTTTGGAATACAGCAATCGTTGGACTTGTATGAGCCCAGCTATAATATAGCTCCTGGACAGAAAGTATTATCGATTATACATGATGGTAGACAGCTACATGCTGGATATATGAAATGGGGATTGGTTCCTTCCTGGGCACAAGATCCAAAAATTGGATACAAGATGATAAATGCTCGAAGTGAAACTGCACATGAAAAGCCGAGTTTTAAGCGACTGCTTTCTTCAAAAAGATGTCTAATTATTGCGGATAGTTTCTATGAATGGAAAAAAGAAGTAGATAAAAAACAACCGATGCGCATCTATCCAGAAAATAAAAAAGTCTTTGCTTTTGCAGGGTTATGGGATAAATGGCAAGGTGATAACAATCCGTTGTTTACGTGTACCATTTTAACAAAGCAAGCGAATCAAGATATGGAAGAACTTCATCATAGAATGCCTATTATTTTACCTAAGGATAGAGAAGAAGAGTGGATAGATCCTAAAAGCTATAGTTCAGAAGATTGGAAGCATTGGCTTGATGATATAGATCAAGATAAATTAGTACATTATCCTGTTAGTACGCATGTGAATAATGCAAAAAACAATGATGAAAAGTGTATATTGCCGATTGTATAA
- a CDS encoding alanine/glycine:cation symporter family protein: MKEFLEEVSSFVWGPPTLILIVGAGLYLTFRLGFLQIRALPYALRLAFSPQKQDKKSKGDISHYQALTTAMAATIGTGNIVGVATAVVAGGPGAVFWMWITAVFGMATKYSEAILAVKYRVTDDNGKMAGGPMYYLERGLNLKWLGIIFAIFGSIAAFGIGNMVQSNSVSDALQTSFSIPTWVTGIVLTVLTALVVLGGIKTIGKVTSFFVPIMAVIYVFGGLTIMVMNFDLIPAAVNLILTDAFTGSAVGGGILGTVIRYGVARGVFSNEAGLGSAPIAAAAARTDYPGRQALVSMTQVFIDTIIVCSITGITIVMADMYSTGADGASLTGASFAYFLGGFGEHIVTISIVFFAFSTLVGWSYYGEKCFGYLFKNQNAMRAYRLIFVLIVFYGAVEVIDVVWLMSDIFNALMAVPNIIGLLGLSGVVVYETKRFMKIAKEEKQQAKRTG; this comes from the coding sequence TTGAAAGAGTTTTTAGAAGAGGTAAGTTCATTTGTATGGGGACCACCAACATTGATTTTAATTGTTGGAGCAGGGCTTTACCTCACTTTTCGACTTGGATTCCTGCAGATTAGGGCGTTACCGTATGCTTTAAGACTAGCATTTAGCCCACAAAAACAAGATAAGAAATCAAAAGGTGACATTAGTCATTACCAGGCATTAACAACTGCGATGGCCGCAACCATAGGTACAGGTAATATTGTTGGGGTTGCAACTGCGGTCGTTGCTGGTGGACCTGGTGCAGTTTTTTGGATGTGGATAACTGCTGTGTTTGGAATGGCCACCAAATATTCTGAAGCCATATTAGCAGTGAAATATCGTGTCACAGATGATAACGGTAAAATGGCCGGCGGACCAATGTATTACTTAGAACGTGGCTTAAATTTAAAATGGTTAGGTATTATATTTGCTATATTTGGTTCCATTGCAGCATTTGGTATCGGGAATATGGTACAGTCTAACTCCGTTTCAGATGCGTTACAAACATCGTTTTCTATCCCTACATGGGTAACAGGTATTGTGCTAACTGTCCTTACTGCACTTGTTGTCCTTGGAGGAATTAAAACAATTGGAAAAGTTACTTCATTCTTCGTACCAATTATGGCTGTTATTTATGTATTTGGTGGTCTTACCATCATGGTTATGAATTTTGATCTAATTCCAGCCGCAGTTAATCTTATCTTAACAGATGCATTTACTGGCAGTGCTGTTGGCGGAGGAATTTTAGGTACCGTAATACGATATGGGGTAGCACGTGGTGTATTCTCTAACGAAGCTGGGCTTGGTTCTGCTCCGATTGCCGCAGCTGCTGCCAGAACAGATTATCCAGGTAGACAAGCATTAGTATCAATGACACAAGTGTTTATTGATACAATTATTGTTTGTTCTATTACGGGCATAACTATTGTAATGGCAGATATGTATAGTACGGGAGCTGACGGAGCTTCGTTAACTGGGGCGTCATTTGCATATTTCTTAGGTGGATTTGGAGAACATATAGTAACTATTTCTATCGTATTCTTCGCATTTTCCACTCTCGTTGGATGGTCTTATTACGGAGAGAAATGTTTTGGGTATTTATTTAAGAATCAAAATGCAATGCGCGCATATCGATTAATTTTTGTTCTGATTGTTTTCTATGGAGCAGTTGAGGTAATCGATGTAGTATGGCTAATGTCAGATATATTCAATGCTTTAATGGCTGTACCGAATATTATTGGTCTCCTCGGTTTATCTGGAGTAGTAGTCTATGAAACGAAACGATTTATGAAAATTGCAAAAGAAGAAAAACAACAAGCAAAAAGAACTGGATAA
- a CDS encoding low molecular weight protein-tyrosine-phosphatase, with product MIRVLFVCLGNICRSPMAEAIFKHMLEIENLTSIIQVDSAGTGDWHIGKQPHRGTRNILGNKGISYKNIYARQMEKNDWKKFDYIIVMDEQNIKELQKLQSNKGMTIARLLDFVEGSQVCNVPDPYFNGDFEYAYQLILSGCQHLLQFLKESHQLTDKER from the coding sequence TTGATACGTGTTTTATTTGTTTGCCTTGGAAATATATGTCGTTCTCCAATGGCGGAAGCTATTTTTAAGCATATGCTTGAAATTGAAAATTTAACTTCAATCATTCAAGTAGACTCTGCTGGAACGGGAGATTGGCATATCGGTAAGCAACCACATCGCGGAACTAGAAATATCCTGGGTAATAAGGGTATTTCATACAAGAATATATATGCCAGACAAATGGAGAAAAATGATTGGAAAAAATTTGATTATATTATTGTCATGGATGAGCAGAATATAAAGGAATTGCAAAAACTTCAATCAAATAAAGGTATGACTATTGCTCGTTTACTGGATTTTGTAGAAGGTTCACAAGTATGTAATGTTCCCGATCCTTATTTTAATGGGGATTTTGAATACGCGTATCAACTTATATTAAGTGGATGTCAACATTTACTTCAATTTTTAAAAGAAAGCCATCAATTAACGGATAAGGAGAGATGA
- a CDS encoding YihY/virulence factor BrkB family protein, which translates to MESWISLGKKFYQRIEEVDVFGLAAQLAYFFLLSLFPFLLFLLNLIAYLPIDIELIMQTIGTFAPEQVMQLISTNLDTLTEQNTGLLSISILGTLWAASNGVNAITRAFNRSYWIDTERSFFTTRLISIVLTIGMVIIILLALLLPVFGRMIGLYVFSMFGFTTGFIEIWETLRWIISSAIFFIVLLFLYKLAPHKRIVFSEVIWGTVFATFSWQLVSWGFSFYVNNLGNYSTTYGSLGTVIVLMIWFYLFGIIIITGGVLNAFIQDQRKRIFK; encoded by the coding sequence TTGGAAAGTTGGATAAGCCTAGGCAAGAAATTTTATCAACGAATAGAAGAGGTTGATGTATTTGGTTTGGCAGCACAACTTGCTTATTTCTTTTTGTTATCTTTATTCCCTTTTCTATTGTTTTTACTTAATCTAATCGCCTATTTACCGATTGATATTGAGCTTATTATGCAGACGATTGGTACATTTGCTCCTGAACAAGTAATGCAATTGATTTCTACAAATTTAGATACGTTAACCGAACAAAATACTGGTCTTTTATCAATTAGTATTTTAGGTACCTTATGGGCAGCTTCAAATGGTGTGAATGCAATTACAAGAGCTTTTAATAGATCTTATTGGATTGATACGGAGCGTTCATTCTTTACGACAAGATTAATATCTATTGTATTAACAATTGGCATGGTTATTATCATTTTATTAGCTCTGTTGTTACCTGTATTTGGAAGAATGATTGGTTTGTATGTATTTTCTATGTTTGGATTTACAACTGGGTTTATCGAAATTTGGGAGACCCTAAGGTGGATTATCTCCTCCGCTATTTTCTTTATAGTTCTATTATTTTTATATAAGCTAGCACCACATAAACGGATTGTCTTTTCAGAAGTAATATGGGGGACAGTATTTGCTACTTTTTCTTGGCAGTTAGTATCGTGGGGTTTTTCTTTTTATGTTAATAATTTAGGAAATTACTCCACGACTTACGGAAGTTTAGGAACGGTTATCGTTTTGATGATTTGGTTTTATTTGTTTGGAATTATCATTATCACTGGCGGAGTATTAAATGCTTTTATACAAGATCAACGAAAAAGAATTTTTAAATAA
- a CDS encoding transporter substrate-binding domain-containing protein, translating to MKKVMLSLFVLMFILLLAACGASEETGETPENSDNEETASDERWESVQQSGELVVGTSGTLIAASYYDDEDELTGYDVEIMKEIAKRLDVEIKFEIMGIDSMLPAVQSGRIDLAANDIEITDKRKEQFNFSEPYKYSYATMAVRESDNSGIESLEDLEGKKAGGGATTIYSQIAEHYGAEVVTYGNAPNEAYLSDVSNGRTDVVVNDYYLTKFGVAAFPDFDLHLHPTIKFHPSQQGVIMPKDADVMTEEINNVLQEMREDGTLSELAKQFYEEDASVEPEEEIEEIDGLGL from the coding sequence ATGAAGAAGGTAATGTTAAGCTTATTTGTACTCATGTTTATTCTGCTTTTAGCTGCGTGTGGAGCGAGCGAAGAAACTGGAGAAACACCAGAGAATAGTGATAATGAAGAAACAGCATCTGATGAACGATGGGAAAGTGTGCAACAATCTGGGGAACTTGTTGTTGGGACATCGGGAACATTAATTGCTGCGTCTTATTACGATGATGAGGATGAATTAACTGGTTATGATGTAGAGATTATGAAAGAAATTGCTAAGCGATTAGATGTAGAGATTAAATTTGAAATTATGGGCATAGACAGTATGTTACCAGCTGTTCAAAGTGGAAGAATAGATTTAGCTGCAAATGATATCGAAATAACCGATAAACGTAAGGAGCAATTTAATTTCAGTGAACCTTATAAGTATTCTTATGCTACAATGGCGGTTCGTGAATCAGATAATTCCGGAATTGAAAGTTTGGAGGATTTAGAAGGTAAAAAAGCTGGTGGTGGTGCGACCACTATATATAGCCAAATTGCAGAACATTATGGTGCGGAAGTCGTTACTTATGGGAATGCACCGAACGAGGCTTATTTAAGTGATGTAAGTAATGGAAGAACAGATGTAGTAGTCAACGACTATTACTTAACTAAGTTTGGGGTAGCTGCTTTTCCTGATTTTGATTTGCACTTACATCCGACCATTAAATTCCATCCTAGTCAACAAGGTGTGATTATGCCAAAAGACGCGGATGTTATGACAGAAGAAATCAACAACGTACTTCAAGAAATGAGAGAAGATGGAACATTAAGCGAACTAGCAAAACAATTTTATGAAGAAGATGCGTCTGTAGAACCTGAAGAAGAGATTGAAGAAATTGATGGATTAGGTTTGTAA
- a CDS encoding amino acid ABC transporter permease, which produces MTIILMTKLFNIFDVELALQNLPFILEGLPYTIMIAVAGMAIGLIFGLFLALARDSKTILLRWPSRIYISFMRGTPMLVFLFIIYFGLPYMGIELSAISAAILGFGLNSAAYIAEINRSSLNSVDRGQWESAKALNMTYWHTLRKIILPQATRIAIPPLTNVFMDIVKATSLTAVITVPELFQKAQIVTGREFDAMTVYILVALIYWPICILIGMLQERLEKRYSVYVAK; this is translated from the coding sequence ATGACTATTATTTTAATGACAAAGTTGTTTAATATTTTTGATGTTGAACTTGCTTTACAAAATTTACCTTTCATATTAGAGGGGTTACCCTATACAATCATGATTGCCGTAGCAGGTATGGCAATTGGATTAATTTTTGGCTTATTTCTTGCATTGGCGAGAGATTCAAAAACAATACTATTACGTTGGCCGTCTAGAATCTATATATCCTTTATGAGGGGAACACCAATGCTTGTCTTTCTCTTTATTATATATTTTGGATTACCTTACATGGGGATTGAGCTATCGGCTATTTCAGCTGCGATTCTAGGGTTTGGGCTTAATAGTGCTGCTTATATTGCGGAAATTAATCGTTCATCGTTAAATAGTGTTGATAGAGGACAATGGGAATCAGCAAAAGCACTTAATATGACTTATTGGCATACATTACGAAAAATTATTTTGCCACAAGCAACAAGAATAGCAATTCCACCATTGACCAATGTTTTTATGGATATCGTTAAGGCGACATCATTAACTGCGGTAATAACTGTGCCCGAACTTTTCCAAAAAGCACAGATTGTAACAGGTCGAGAATTTGATGCGATGACAGTGTATATTTTAGTTGCTTTAATATATTGGCCGATTTGTATTTTGATTGGAATGCTTCAAGAAAGATTAGAAAAAAGATACAGCGTTTATGTAGCTAAATAA
- a CDS encoding YfkD famly protein: protein MLNNISARFLFIAVLFSSLTFPQLAVAEEDSNKNEDSAIPSHVLDISKENTYPNSTEDQEVVEPSDWTIEILEDVEIPIENPELIKILNESSIKPSPIAIGYRGMVYLGRWPLNYQSEESNINWEYQEINVNEMNNVGGNEVQNMNYIQQQEKEVKGALTNKISNPSDVKKMMLLKSKEKTKLPLSYNTIFGQNTKLTNSYSVPTQKHGTLQAFAPAVNEKGKVTFGEVYIELKGSNKSIKIKNVTKQGIGAWIPIQDHVSFSFNVK, encoded by the coding sequence ATGCTTAATAACATTAGTGCGAGATTCTTGTTTATCGCAGTATTATTTTCATCTCTCACCTTTCCTCAACTTGCAGTAGCTGAAGAAGACTCGAATAAAAATGAAGACTCGGCCATTCCTAGTCATGTTCTTGATATTTCCAAAGAAAATACCTATCCAAACTCTACAGAAGATCAAGAAGTAGTTGAACCAAGCGATTGGACAATAGAAATATTAGAGGATGTTGAAATTCCTATTGAAAATCCAGAGTTAATAAAAATTTTAAATGAAAGCTCCATAAAACCATCTCCTATTGCGATAGGATACCGTGGGATGGTCTACTTAGGCAGATGGCCACTGAATTATCAATCAGAAGAATCAAATATTAATTGGGAATACCAAGAAATTAATGTGAATGAAATGAATAACGTTGGAGGAAATGAAGTTCAAAATATGAATTATATTCAGCAGCAGGAAAAAGAAGTAAAAGGTGCTCTAACTAATAAAATAAGTAATCCTAGTGATGTAAAAAAAATGATGTTGTTAAAATCGAAGGAAAAGACAAAACTTCCTCTGTCATATAATACTATTTTTGGACAAAATACAAAGTTAACTAATTCCTATTCTGTACCTACCCAAAAACATGGAACACTACAAGCATTTGCACCAGCGGTAAATGAGAAAGGGAAAGTTACATTCGGGGAAGTATATATTGAGTTAAAAGGATCGAATAAATCGATAAAAATCAAAAATGTAACGAAACAAGGTATTGGAGCTTGGATACCTATCCAAGACCACGTTTCTTTCTCGTTTAATGTTAAATAA
- a CDS encoding Na+/H+ antiporter family protein, which yields MEWVVILSVLVMTILCLLRFNVILSIVVAAITAGLLSGLNISDSITMMVEGMGGAANTALSYILLGAFAVAISYTGITSLLVNFIIRILTGKKTMMLLALAGVASLSQNLVPVHIAFIPILIPPLLKVFDKMRMDRRAVAIALTFGLKAPYIMIPAGYGLIFHGLIIDGLQNNGAEITTNQTTMAMLIPGLGMVVGLLVAIFITYRKDKEPKETQEDTSSNIATKTESNITFEKKHVLTLVAIGLALIVQIIFDNLILGALTGLVALLLFVVIPFKEMDRVMTDGISMMGTISFVILIASGFANVLEQTGAVQSLVEVTQTLSDNQAVIAFVLLILGLFITIGIGTSFGTIPIIAALFVPICIAAGFSPMATAALVGTAGALGDAGSPASDSTLGPTSGLNADGNHNHIWDTCVPTFLHYNIPLFIFGWIAAMVL from the coding sequence ATGGAATGGGTCGTTATATTATCTGTATTAGTAATGACGATACTATGTTTGCTAAGATTTAATGTAATACTGTCTATTGTTGTAGCAGCGATTACGGCAGGATTACTTTCTGGTTTAAATATAAGTGATTCAATTACAATGATGGTAGAAGGAATGGGAGGCGCTGCCAATACAGCTCTAAGCTATATTCTACTAGGAGCTTTTGCGGTTGCGATTAGTTACACAGGAATAACAAGTTTATTAGTTAACTTTATTATTCGTATATTAACAGGCAAAAAGACAATGATGTTACTCGCTCTAGCTGGTGTAGCATCACTTTCACAAAATCTAGTGCCTGTGCATATTGCCTTTATTCCTATTCTTATTCCACCTCTATTAAAAGTATTTGATAAAATGAGAATGGATAGACGTGCGGTGGCAATTGCACTAACATTTGGTCTGAAAGCTCCTTATATAATGATACCTGCTGGTTATGGTTTGATTTTCCACGGGTTAATTATCGACGGATTACAAAATAACGGTGCTGAGATCACAACCAACCAAACAACGATGGCTATGTTAATTCCTGGTTTAGGGATGGTTGTTGGACTTTTAGTAGCGATATTTATTACGTATCGAAAAGATAAAGAACCAAAAGAAACTCAAGAAGATACATCTTCTAATATAGCTACGAAAACAGAATCGAATATCACGTTTGAGAAAAAGCATGTGTTAACATTAGTAGCCATAGGGTTGGCATTAATCGTACAAATTATATTTGATAACCTTATACTGGGAGCATTAACAGGTCTCGTAGCTTTACTTCTCTTTGTTGTTATACCTTTTAAAGAGATGGACCGTGTGATGACAGATGGGATTTCAATGATGGGTACCATTTCATTTGTAATTCTGATAGCATCTGGATTTGCAAATGTATTGGAACAAACTGGGGCAGTACAATCCTTAGTAGAAGTAACACAAACATTAAGCGATAATCAAGCAGTAATAGCGTTCGTATTATTGATATTAGGGTTATTTATTACGATAGGAATAGGTACTTCTTTCGGTACAATTCCAATAATTGCAGCATTATTTGTTCCTATATGTATTGCTGCAGGCTTTTCTCCAATGGCAACAGCAGCACTTGTCGGTACGGCAGGGGCTCTTGGAGATGCTGGTTCACCAGCTTCAGATAGTACGTTAGGGCCGACTTCAGGATTAAATGCAGATGGAAATCATAATCACATTTGGGATACATGCGTACCTACGTTCTTGCATTATAATATTCCTTTATTTATATTCGGATGGATAGCGGCAATGGTTCTATAA
- the pdaA gene encoding delta-lactam-biosynthetic de-N-acetylase → MKKTTSLLVFLTFFVVLLPLNTVQAYGWGYSKNSNHEIPDIGSYQALLDKYNAYYVDDSGEKVLYLTFDNGYEQGYTDEILDVLKEEKVPATFFVTGHYVKSKPDLIKRMVDEGHIIGNHSYHHPDFTIMNKQAIQKEVEELEAAVAEVSDQKEMMYLRPPRGVFNEDTLKWSNELGLVHIFWSLAFMDWNTDGQKGWQYAHGQIMDQIHPGAIILLHAVSSDNAKALKQVVKDLKEQGYTFKSLDHLMLKNQLPQGFPMY, encoded by the coding sequence ATGAAAAAAACAACATCTTTACTCGTTTTTCTTACCTTTTTTGTTGTATTACTACCTTTAAACACTGTTCAGGCTTATGGGTGGGGGTATAGTAAAAATTCAAATCATGAAATACCGGATATTGGTTCATATCAAGCATTGTTAGATAAATATAATGCGTATTATGTCGATGATTCGGGAGAAAAAGTATTATATTTAACGTTTGATAATGGTTATGAACAAGGATATACGGATGAAATTCTTGATGTTTTAAAGGAAGAAAAAGTACCTGCAACCTTTTTTGTAACCGGTCATTATGTTAAAAGTAAACCAGATTTAATAAAACGAATGGTGGATGAAGGACATATTATTGGAAATCACTCTTATCACCATCCAGACTTTACTATTATGAACAAACAAGCCATACAAAAAGAAGTAGAGGAATTGGAAGCTGCAGTAGCCGAAGTAAGTGATCAGAAAGAAATGATGTATTTGCGCCCGCCAAGAGGAGTATTTAATGAAGATACATTAAAATGGTCAAATGAATTAGGCTTAGTCCATATCTTTTGGTCACTTGCTTTTATGGACTGGAATACAGACGGTCAAAAAGGCTGGCAATATGCGCACGGTCAAATAATGGATCAAATACATCCTGGTGCGATTATTCTCCTCCATGCTGTCTCATCAGATAATGCAAAAGCATTGAAACAAGTAGTCAAAGATTTAAAAGAGCAAGGCTATACATTCAAAAGCTTGGATCATTTGATGTTAAAAAATCAATTACCACAAGGTTTTCCTATGTACTAA